One segment of Parachlamydia acanthamoebae DNA contains the following:
- the rplV gene encoding 50S ribosomal protein L22, which produces MNYAKALSKYIRISPRKARLAAGLIRGKSVPDALVQLQFSGLRAGRLLKKTLDSAVANAESQHDLRREQLKVAEVRIDAGPIIKRAKPKNRGGRHPIMKRTSHFTVVVSADKE; this is translated from the coding sequence ATGAATTATGCAAAAGCGCTAAGTAAATATATTCGAATAAGTCCACGCAAAGCTCGTCTTGCAGCAGGACTTATCCGCGGAAAATCCGTACCTGATGCGTTAGTTCAACTCCAATTCAGTGGATTAAGAGCTGGAAGGCTCTTGAAAAAGACGCTCGATAGTGCTGTTGCGAACGCAGAATCGCAACATGATCTTCGACGAGAACAACTGAAAGTTGCTGAAGTACGAATCGACGCAGGGCCAATAATTAAACGTGCGAAACCTAAAAACCGTGGTGGCCGTCATCCAATCATGAAGCGAACCAGCCATTTCACTGTTGTTGTTAGCGCAGATAAGGAGTAA
- the fmt gene encoding methionyl-tRNA formyltransferase: MKVVFFGTPQFAANVLSDLLNSHIDVVAVITKPDRAQGRSKQLVPTPVKQVALMQATPIPCFQPELVSAPEFADTLAAFKPDLFVVVAYGEIIKQHLLDMPKMGCINLHASLLPKYRGAAPIQRAIMNGESEIGVTIMHMVKKMDAGDMIKKASIVVDENQSFPEIEQALCRIGSHALLEVLREIEAGASMRQPQNHDEVTYAPKIELEDCYIDWNRSASDLHHLVRAVTPEPGAWCYVEVKQQKKRLRILKSQMMTSGSGQPGEILGYGKEGLIVACGEGSLRIVTLQLEGKNAMSAEDLMRGIPRQMFSFVMGA, encoded by the coding sequence ATGAAAGTTGTCTTTTTTGGGACACCGCAATTTGCTGCAAACGTACTCAGTGATCTTTTAAATAGTCACATAGATGTTGTGGCGGTCATCACAAAACCAGATCGGGCGCAAGGTCGATCTAAGCAATTAGTCCCGACTCCTGTCAAGCAGGTCGCCTTGATGCAGGCAACTCCTATTCCTTGTTTTCAACCTGAGCTTGTGTCCGCTCCCGAGTTTGCAGATACGCTTGCTGCCTTTAAGCCGGATTTGTTCGTTGTTGTTGCGTATGGCGAAATTATCAAGCAGCATCTTTTGGACATGCCTAAAATGGGGTGTATTAATTTACATGCTAGTTTGCTTCCAAAGTACCGAGGAGCTGCGCCCATCCAGCGAGCGATCATGAATGGGGAGTCCGAAATTGGTGTGACTATCATGCATATGGTTAAAAAAATGGATGCGGGCGATATGATCAAAAAAGCTTCTATTGTCGTAGATGAAAATCAATCTTTTCCTGAAATTGAGCAAGCTTTATGTCGCATTGGATCCCATGCTCTCCTTGAGGTGCTTCGAGAAATTGAAGCAGGGGCGAGTATGCGTCAGCCTCAGAATCATGATGAAGTAACATACGCCCCTAAAATTGAGTTAGAAGATTGTTATATCGATTGGAATCGTTCCGCTTCAGATCTCCATCATCTTGTGCGTGCTGTCACACCTGAGCCCGGAGCTTGGTGCTATGTGGAAGTGAAGCAGCAGAAAAAGCGTTTAAGAATTTTAAAAAGCCAAATGATGACTTCAGGCAGTGGTCAACCGGGAGAAATTCTGGGGTATGGAAAAGAGGGATTGATTGTGGCGTGTGGAGAAGGTTCTCTTCGCATTGTAACGCTTCAACTTGAGGGGAAAAATGCCATGAGTGCCGAGGATCTCATGAGGGGCATTCCAAGGCAAATGTTTTCGTTTGTAATGGGCGCATGA
- the rplC gene encoding 50S ribosomal protein L3 gives MAIKLMGKKRGMTQRFDEAGNLIVCTVIEVEPNVVTQLKTKEKDGYNAVQLGFEKIEANDPRTVKRRTSKPLQGHYAKAGVEPRRFSGEFRIEDSAEFSLGQELKVDLFKEAGYLDVIGVSKGKGYQGVMKLHNFGGGPAAHGSGFHRHAGSTGMRSTPGRCLPGGKRASHMGVDRVTVENLKIVLVDEENNLILVQGQVPGAYDSLLFLREARKKRSAK, from the coding sequence ATGGCGATAAAATTAATGGGTAAAAAACGAGGGATGACACAGCGTTTTGATGAAGCTGGCAACCTCATCGTTTGCACAGTCATTGAAGTCGAACCCAATGTTGTGACACAGCTTAAGACGAAAGAAAAAGATGGCTATAATGCTGTCCAGTTGGGATTTGAAAAAATTGAAGCAAATGATCCTCGCACAGTGAAAAGACGTACGTCTAAACCTTTGCAAGGACACTATGCAAAAGCAGGTGTTGAGCCCCGCAGATTTTCTGGGGAGTTTCGCATTGAAGATTCAGCCGAATTTTCTCTCGGGCAAGAGCTTAAGGTGGACCTTTTCAAAGAAGCTGGATATCTCGATGTAATCGGGGTCAGCAAAGGTAAAGGTTATCAAGGGGTAATGAAGCTGCACAATTTTGGTGGCGGCCCTGCTGCTCACGGTTCAGGATTTCACCGTCACGCTGGATCGACCGGAATGCGCTCCACCCCAGGCCGTTGTTTGCCAGGTGGAAAAAGAGCAAGTCATATGGGTGTCGACCGTGTCACTGTTGAAAATTTGAAAATTGTGTTGGTCGACGAAGAAAATAATCTGATCTTGGTTCAAGGGCAAGTTCCTGGGGCTTATGACAGCTTGCTTTTCCTTAGAGAAGCAAGAAAAAAGCGCAGTGCGAAATAA
- the rpsQ gene encoding 30S ribosomal protein S17: MEEIKSKRKVKKGTVLSNKMEKTVVVQVSRTYPHPRYGKVVTRNKKYYAHNELRPLEVGEQVTIEETRPLSKLKRWRVVA; encoded by the coding sequence ATGGAAGAAATTAAATCAAAGCGAAAAGTTAAAAAAGGTACTGTTCTATCTAACAAGATGGAAAAAACCGTTGTCGTGCAAGTTAGCCGTACATATCCACATCCCCGTTATGGGAAAGTGGTGACACGTAACAAGAAATACTACGCACACAATGAATTAAGACCATTAGAAGTGGGTGAACAAGTAACAATTGAAGAAACACGGCCCCTCTCAAAGCTGAAAAGATGGAGAGTGGTTGCCTAG
- a CDS encoding 50S ribosomal protein L18 has product MGSELRIQTIRKKRTMRIRKKIHGTSVEPRLCVVKSNKHLQVQLINDDAGVTLGSVATFSKEYRGSEFGKKSKQAARKLGEHIAKIASEQNIKAAKFDRGPAKFHGVLAELKDAAVAAGLKC; this is encoded by the coding sequence ATGGGATCAGAACTTAGAATTCAGACGATTCGCAAAAAACGAACAATGCGAATTCGTAAAAAAATTCATGGGACCAGTGTGGAACCACGTCTGTGCGTTGTTAAAAGCAACAAGCATCTACAAGTGCAGTTGATTAATGATGATGCTGGAGTAACTCTTGGCTCAGTCGCAACGTTCTCGAAAGAATATCGCGGAAGCGAATTCGGCAAAAAAAGCAAGCAAGCTGCCCGCAAATTAGGCGAGCATATTGCAAAGATTGCTTCTGAACAGAACATTAAAGCAGCCAAGTTTGATCGTGGTCCAGCTAAATTCCACGGAGTTTTAGCCGAACTTAAAGATGCGGCAGTTGCTGCCGGTTTGAAGTGCTAA
- the lpxA gene encoding acyl-ACP--UDP-N-acetylglucosamine O-acyltransferase, producing the protein MSQSKIHPAAIIEPGAVIGKNVTIEPFAVIKSTVTLEDDVVIMSGAYIEGNTTIGAGTKIYPYASIGTKTQDLKFRGEKTFVKIGKNCEIREFVTINSSCQENSVVEVGDECLIMAYCHIAHNCVLGKRVIMSNNATLAGHVILEDYAIVAGFTPIHQFVRIGAYAMVGGMSRVTHDIPPYTIGAGIPFKFGGLNLVGLKRHGFQLNTRRELSKAFKLTYRSKLRLEEALDLIEQELESLPEVQHWIDFCRSSKRGLMGLQGISNSEEFEEEEEEEEVSELVSK; encoded by the coding sequence ATGAGTCAATCTAAAATCCACCCAGCAGCCATTATAGAGCCAGGGGCAGTTATTGGTAAAAACGTTACAATAGAGCCTTTTGCAGTTATAAAAAGCACGGTCACCCTAGAAGATGATGTGGTGATTATGTCGGGTGCCTACATCGAAGGAAATACCACGATTGGAGCTGGGACCAAAATTTATCCCTATGCAAGCATTGGGACCAAGACGCAGGACCTCAAGTTTCGAGGAGAAAAAACCTTCGTAAAGATTGGGAAAAACTGTGAAATTCGTGAATTTGTAACGATTAATTCGTCTTGCCAAGAGAATTCCGTTGTTGAGGTTGGCGATGAATGCCTAATTATGGCCTATTGTCATATTGCTCACAACTGCGTTTTAGGGAAAAGAGTTATTATGAGCAATAATGCTACTCTTGCAGGGCATGTGATTTTAGAGGATTATGCCATTGTGGCGGGGTTTACCCCGATCCACCAATTTGTCAGAATTGGGGCCTATGCAATGGTGGGTGGAATGAGTCGTGTTACCCATGATATCCCTCCTTATACAATTGGCGCTGGAATACCATTTAAGTTTGGTGGGTTAAACCTTGTGGGTCTCAAAAGGCATGGGTTCCAACTCAATACACGTCGTGAATTAAGTAAGGCTTTTAAGCTAACATATCGCTCTAAACTTCGTCTGGAAGAGGCTTTAGATCTGATTGAGCAGGAATTGGAATCTTTGCCTGAAGTCCAGCATTGGATTGACTTTTGCAGAAGTTCTAAAAGAGGCTTAATGGGGCTGCAAGGAATCTCCAATTCAGAAGAATTTGAGGAAGAGGAAGAAGAGGAAGAAGTTTCTGAGCTCGTTTCTAAATAA
- the rplW gene encoding 50S ribosomal protein L23, with product MANKDPYHVVKGPHVTEKSVMLQGLKNATSNRSLAACESPKYVFIVDRKANKQEIARAVEEIYSEKNIKVVAVNTINVKPKARRVRGRMGNKPGFKKAVVTLEAGDNLDNV from the coding sequence ATGGCGAATAAAGATCCCTATCATGTGGTAAAAGGTCCACATGTGACAGAAAAGTCAGTCATGCTTCAAGGGTTAAAAAACGCTACAAGTAACCGCTCGCTAGCCGCGTGTGAATCGCCTAAATATGTATTCATTGTAGATCGCAAGGCGAATAAACAAGAAATCGCTCGAGCAGTTGAAGAGATTTATAGCGAAAAAAATATCAAAGTTGTTGCAGTGAACACGATTAATGTTAAGCCAAAAGCAAGACGTGTCCGTGGGCGCATGGGAAACAAGCCAGGCTTTAAAAAGGCAGTGGTTACACTCGAAGCTGGCGACAATTTAGATAACGTATAA
- the rpsE gene encoding 30S ribosomal protein S5, translating to MTRQAEGQKKEKKGSELTEKVLYINRCSKVVKGGRKFSFSALILVADGKGKVGYGFAKANELTDAIRKGGEAARKNLASYEMEGTTIPHEITVTWDGATVMLKPAPEGSGVIAGSKVRAVLEMAGYTDVMAKNLRSSNPINIVKATFKGLSLLRSRQKMKQVRGLA from the coding sequence ATGACAAGACAAGCAGAAGGTCAGAAGAAAGAAAAAAAAGGCAGCGAGTTGACTGAAAAAGTCCTCTATATTAATCGCTGTTCAAAAGTTGTCAAGGGTGGACGTAAGTTCAGCTTCTCCGCTCTTATTCTCGTTGCAGATGGAAAAGGAAAAGTCGGCTATGGCTTTGCTAAAGCGAACGAATTGACCGATGCAATCCGTAAAGGTGGCGAAGCTGCAAGAAAGAATCTCGCTTCTTACGAAATGGAAGGGACGACTATTCCTCACGAAATTACAGTGACTTGGGATGGAGCAACAGTGATGTTGAAACCAGCTCCTGAAGGCTCTGGAGTGATCGCAGGATCTAAAGTACGTGCTGTATTGGAAATGGCCGGTTATACAGATGTAATGGCTAAAAATTTGCGTTCAAGCAATCCAATTAACATCGTAAAAGCAACTTTTAAAGGTTTATCGCTATTGCGTAGCCGTCAAAAGATGAAACAAGTTAGAGGTTTAGCATGA
- the rplB gene encoding 50S ribosomal protein L2, which produces MLKKYRPITPGTRQLVLPVNEKLTRANDHSKATVKPEKSLLSPKKRTNGRNNNGHITCRHKGGGHKRHYRLVDFKRDKENIPAVVNSIEYDPNRSAYVALLHYADGEKRYIIAPEGLKKGDKVQTSDQAPFRTGNCMRMMSMPLGSIIHSIELVPGKGAKLVRSAGLSAQLMARSGGYVTVRMPSGEVRMFNEKCRATFGTVSNSEYNLRVEGKAGRKRWKGIRPTVRGTAMNPVDHPHGGGEGKHKGNIPQTPWAQCTRGLRTRSLKKSNKFIVKDRRKK; this is translated from the coding sequence ATGTTAAAAAAATATCGACCAATCACTCCAGGCACACGGCAGCTTGTGTTGCCAGTGAACGAAAAGCTTACACGTGCAAACGATCATTCAAAAGCAACGGTAAAGCCAGAGAAATCATTATTGTCCCCAAAAAAACGGACAAATGGAAGAAATAATAATGGCCACATCACCTGCCGTCATAAAGGTGGAGGACATAAGCGTCACTATCGTTTAGTGGATTTCAAGCGAGATAAAGAAAATATCCCAGCTGTTGTAAATTCAATCGAATACGATCCAAACCGCTCCGCATACGTCGCACTCTTGCATTATGCAGACGGAGAAAAACGCTATATCATCGCTCCTGAAGGATTGAAGAAAGGGGATAAAGTCCAAACAAGTGATCAAGCACCTTTCCGTACAGGAAATTGCATGCGTATGATGAGTATGCCTCTTGGCTCCATCATCCATAGCATTGAACTTGTTCCAGGAAAAGGCGCGAAACTTGTTCGTTCAGCTGGATTGTCTGCACAGTTAATGGCTCGCAGTGGCGGCTATGTAACTGTTAGAATGCCTTCTGGTGAAGTGCGTATGTTTAATGAAAAATGTCGAGCAACTTTTGGCACTGTTTCAAACTCCGAGTATAACCTTCGTGTAGAAGGAAAAGCTGGACGTAAACGCTGGAAAGGGATTCGCCCAACAGTTCGCGGTACCGCAATGAACCCAGTCGATCACCCTCACGGTGGTGGTGAAGGAAAGCACAAAGGAAATATTCCTCAAACTCCTTGGGCACAATGCACACGTGGACTCCGTACACGGTCCCTGAAGAAATCGAATAAGTTCATTGTTAAAGATCGAAGGAAAAAGTAA
- the rpsC gene encoding 30S ribosomal protein S3 has protein sequence MGQKANPIGLRLIRNRKFRSKWFANKHEFGQNVIEDHMIREYLMKKPACVGTSQIRICRMSDKIEITICTARPGLVIGKKGAEIDALKSELFKLTGKEVWIEVEEIKRPDLDAKIVADGIAKQLERRIAFRRAMKKAMQSATDAGALGIKVQVSGRLGGAEIARTEWYKEGSTPLHTLRADIDFAYGRAETTYGSIGVKVWIYRGEDTQPTRQPTE, from the coding sequence ATGGGACAAAAAGCCAATCCAATTGGGCTTCGCTTAATACGCAATCGTAAATTTCGCTCGAAATGGTTTGCTAACAAGCATGAATTTGGTCAAAACGTGATCGAAGATCATATGATTCGCGAATATTTGATGAAAAAACCTGCATGTGTAGGGACTTCTCAAATTCGTATTTGCCGCATGAGTGATAAAATTGAGATCACCATTTGCACCGCACGTCCAGGTCTTGTCATCGGGAAAAAGGGCGCAGAAATCGACGCTCTTAAATCTGAGTTGTTCAAGCTCACTGGAAAAGAAGTTTGGATCGAAGTCGAAGAAATCAAACGTCCTGATCTAGACGCCAAAATTGTAGCTGACGGAATCGCAAAACAACTCGAACGACGCATCGCATTCCGACGTGCAATGAAAAAAGCAATGCAATCCGCTACCGATGCTGGTGCTCTTGGAATTAAAGTCCAAGTTTCTGGCCGCTTAGGTGGTGCTGAAATTGCACGGACTGAATGGTATAAAGAAGGAAGTACTCCTTTGCATACTCTAAGAGCAGATATTGATTTCGCTTACGGTCGTGCAGAAACAACATATGGAAGCATTGGTGTCAAGGTTTGGATCTACCGAGGCGAAGACACACAACCAACTAGACAGCCAACTGAGTAA
- the rplD gene encoding 50S ribosomal protein L4: MALLKVFDIKGNEVGELEVDSTFAEAQINSQVVKDYVTALRANARQWSANTKGRSEVKHSTKKPHPQKGGGRARQGSLVAPQYRGGGRVFGPKPKFDQHVRINKKERKAVIRFLIGEKIRNNALTVVQDFHMEEPKTKHVADFLEKQGISGRTLFIGEGNFVQVGNDNDGKKVSVRCEQHDNFIKSIRNLQKIEFALTSHVSGYDVIVAKNMIVGASALEQLKEWLC, translated from the coding sequence GTGGCTTTATTAAAAGTTTTTGATATTAAAGGCAATGAAGTTGGAGAATTAGAGGTTGATAGCACTTTTGCTGAAGCTCAAATTAATTCTCAAGTCGTAAAAGATTATGTTACCGCTCTCAGAGCAAATGCAAGACAATGGTCCGCTAATACAAAAGGGCGTTCCGAAGTTAAGCATTCGACAAAGAAACCTCATCCACAGAAGGGTGGAGGACGAGCTCGTCAAGGATCGCTCGTGGCTCCTCAGTACCGCGGTGGTGGTCGAGTATTTGGTCCAAAACCAAAATTTGATCAACATGTACGTATTAACAAAAAAGAACGAAAAGCAGTTATTCGATTCTTGATTGGCGAAAAAATCCGCAACAACGCATTAACCGTTGTGCAAGATTTCCACATGGAAGAACCTAAAACTAAGCACGTAGCAGATTTTCTTGAAAAACAAGGAATCAGCGGAAGAACGTTGTTTATTGGCGAGGGAAATTTCGTTCAAGTCGGTAACGACAATGACGGCAAAAAAGTTAGCGTACGCTGCGAACAACATGACAACTTTATTAAAAGCATTCGCAATCTACAAAAGATCGAGTTTGCTTTAACATCCCATGTCAGTGGATATGATGTAATTGTAGCAAAAAACATGATTGTTGGTGCCTCAGCGCTCGAACAGTTAAAAGAATGGCTTTGCTAA
- the rplN gene encoding 50S ribosomal protein L14 yields MIQQETKLKVADNSGAKRVKCFKVLGGSRRRYASVGDIIVCSVQEVEPGASVKKGDVVKAVIVRTTADITREDGTVLRFDTNSCVLIDEKKNPIGTRIFGPVARELRAEFLKIVSLAPEVI; encoded by the coding sequence ATGATTCAACAAGAAACCAAACTTAAAGTGGCTGACAACTCAGGAGCTAAGCGTGTAAAATGCTTTAAAGTTCTCGGTGGATCTAGAAGACGTTATGCAAGTGTTGGTGACATTATTGTTTGTTCAGTTCAAGAAGTCGAACCAGGTGCAAGCGTTAAGAAAGGCGATGTTGTAAAAGCTGTAATCGTTAGAACAACAGCTGATATCACACGTGAAGACGGAACAGTCTTGCGTTTTGATACAAATAGCTGCGTTCTCATCGATGAGAAAAAGAACCCAATCGGGACGCGCATTTTTGGACCAGTTGCTCGAGAGCTGCGTGCAGAATTTTTGAAGATCGTATCTCTTGCACCCGAGGTGATTTAG
- the rplX gene encoding 50S ribosomal protein L24 has product MREKTMNKISVCKKFKKGDRVVAITGNDRGKAGTILRCSGDRVVVQGLNVRKKHVKKSEQNPAGGILPFEQSIHVSNLKLCVAEDKGVKLRTRVDQNGDRELYYKLDGQDVTYRSLKNSNSKKS; this is encoded by the coding sequence ATGAGAGAAAAAACTATGAATAAAATTTCTGTATGTAAAAAGTTCAAAAAAGGCGATCGTGTTGTTGCAATTACAGGAAACGATCGTGGAAAAGCTGGCACAATCCTCAGATGCAGTGGCGACAGAGTTGTTGTACAAGGCCTCAACGTGCGCAAAAAGCACGTAAAGAAATCTGAGCAAAATCCAGCTGGGGGAATCCTGCCATTTGAGCAATCCATCCATGTTTCCAATTTGAAATTATGTGTTGCTGAAGATAAAGGGGTGAAGTTGCGTACTCGCGTTGACCAGAATGGAGACCGAGAATTATACTATAAGCTCGATGGTCAAGATGTCACCTATCGTTCACTTAAAAATTCAAACAGCAAGAAGAGTTAA
- the rpsH gene encoding 30S ribosomal protein S8 translates to MAVSDPVADFLTRIRNASRAQRRFVVIGWSKLKEGIAEILKAQGFIESYLIEKDENHRGIIRVYLKYTERRESVIKGLERVSKPGLRRYVGHDDIPFFYGGLGLSILSTSQGLLPGGEAKKRKIGGELLCRVW, encoded by the coding sequence ATGGCAGTTAGCGACCCAGTAGCCGATTTCCTCACAAGGATTCGCAATGCAAGTAGAGCACAACGCCGTTTTGTTGTGATTGGTTGGAGCAAACTCAAAGAAGGTATTGCGGAAATCCTTAAAGCCCAAGGGTTTATCGAAAGTTATCTGATTGAGAAAGATGAGAATCACCGTGGGATCATTAGAGTTTACTTGAAGTACACAGAAAGACGCGAGTCTGTAATTAAAGGTCTAGAAAGAGTTTCTAAGCCTGGCTTACGTCGATATGTAGGACATGATGATATTCCGTTTTTCTATGGCGGCCTAGGGCTGTCAATTTTGTCAACTTCTCAAGGTTTATTACCTGGGGGAGAGGCGAAGAAAAGAAAAATTGGTGGCGAACTTTTGTGCCGAGTCTGGTAA
- the rpmC gene encoding 50S ribosomal protein L29, whose amino-acid sequence MSKARELINQSLDELQASLSDKRKELYALVVAKKNTKKLEKPHRIPSLKKDIARLHTVIHAKTLQEQSQAV is encoded by the coding sequence ATGTCTAAAGCTCGTGAACTAATTAATCAATCTCTAGATGAACTACAAGCTTCTTTGAGTGATAAACGCAAAGAACTGTATGCACTAGTGGTTGCTAAGAAAAATACAAAAAAACTTGAGAAGCCTCATCGTATTCCTTCACTTAAAAAGGATATTGCACGGCTTCATACTGTGATTCATGCTAAAACATTGCAAGAACAGTCGCAGGCTGTGTGA
- the rplE gene encoding 50S ribosomal protein L5, translating to MSRLKKRYLETVKPELHKKFGYTNPCLIPALKKIVINMGIAEASKDKNAIQDCVNELTLISGQKPIITKAKKAISNFKLREKQPIGIKVTLRGQRMFDFLDRFCNIVCPRIRDFRGFPSKCDGRGNYTLGLDDQQVFPELNLDDVKKTQGMHITFVTSTSKDEECVELLRLLGLPFKNLPVSVAA from the coding sequence ATGTCTAGGTTAAAAAAGCGGTATCTGGAAACAGTCAAGCCCGAGCTGCATAAAAAATTTGGGTATACAAATCCTTGCCTGATCCCAGCTTTGAAAAAGATTGTGATCAACATGGGGATTGCAGAAGCAAGCAAGGATAAAAATGCTATCCAAGATTGTGTTAATGAATTAACACTTATCTCAGGACAAAAGCCTATTATCACGAAAGCTAAGAAAGCGATTTCAAACTTTAAACTGCGCGAAAAGCAGCCCATTGGGATTAAAGTTACACTTCGCGGACAGAGAATGTTTGACTTTCTTGATCGTTTCTGTAATATTGTATGTCCTCGCATACGAGACTTCCGTGGCTTTCCTTCAAAATGTGATGGACGCGGAAACTATACGCTCGGATTGGATGACCAACAAGTGTTTCCAGAATTGAATCTCGATGATGTTAAAAAGACACAAGGGATGCATATAACCTTCGTTACAAGTACATCCAAGGATGAAGAGTGTGTGGAATTGCTTCGTTTGCTTGGACTTCCGTTTAAAAATTTACCTGTATCGGTAGCAGCTTAA
- the rplP gene encoding 50S ribosomal protein L16, giving the protein MALMPKRTKFRKLQKGHFSGISKGGCFVHFGEFGIQVLERAWVTAQQIEACRVAINRYFQRRGKVWIRIFPDKPVTKKPAEVRMGKGKGAVDHWVAVVKPGRILFEVGNVPKVLAQNALRRAAAKLGIKTRFVERVEQV; this is encoded by the coding sequence ATGGCATTGATGCCTAAACGAACAAAATTTCGAAAGCTTCAAAAAGGGCATTTTTCCGGAATCAGTAAAGGCGGATGCTTTGTTCACTTCGGTGAATTTGGTATCCAAGTCCTAGAAAGAGCCTGGGTAACCGCTCAACAGATTGAAGCCTGCCGTGTAGCCATTAACCGCTACTTTCAGCGACGTGGTAAAGTGTGGATACGTATTTTCCCCGATAAACCAGTGACAAAAAAGCCAGCTGAAGTACGTATGGGTAAAGGAAAAGGCGCTGTAGACCATTGGGTAGCAGTCGTTAAACCAGGACGTATTTTATTTGAAGTAGGCAACGTACCGAAAGTTTTAGCACAAAATGCTCTTAGACGTGCAGCTGCTAAGCTTGGAATTAAAACTCGATTCGTCGAGCGCGTAGAACAGGTGTGA
- the rplF gene encoding 50S ribosomal protein L6, which yields MSRKGKLPISIPSGVEVKVNNGEISVKGPKGSLHGKIFPEIAVSIEGNEVHVQLTEEAKDAGNLHGLYRSLVQNMVTGAEKGFQTRLEMIGVGYRASVQGQLLDLQLGFSHPTKLPIPQGIQVEVAEKNTVIIVSGVDKQKVGQFAAIIRAMRPPEPYQGKGIRYAGEYVRRKDGKSASKK from the coding sequence ATGTCGCGTAAAGGAAAACTTCCCATCTCAATCCCAAGCGGTGTTGAAGTTAAAGTCAATAATGGGGAAATCTCTGTAAAAGGACCTAAAGGTTCTTTGCATGGGAAAATCTTTCCTGAAATTGCTGTAAGCATCGAAGGAAATGAAGTTCATGTGCAATTGACAGAAGAAGCAAAAGATGCAGGAAACTTGCACGGCCTTTATCGCTCTCTTGTTCAAAATATGGTAACAGGGGCAGAAAAAGGTTTTCAGACTCGCTTAGAAATGATTGGAGTCGGATATCGTGCGTCCGTTCAAGGACAACTCTTGGATCTGCAGCTTGGTTTTTCACACCCAACTAAATTGCCAATTCCTCAAGGAATTCAAGTTGAAGTTGCTGAAAAAAACACTGTAATTATTGTTTCTGGTGTTGATAAACAAAAAGTTGGACAGTTTGCCGCAATAATCCGCGCAATGAGACCACCTGAGCCATACCAAGGAAAAGGTATTCGCTATGCAGGGGAGTATGTTCGCAGAAAAGATGGAAAATCAGCTTCCAAAAAATAA
- the rpsS gene encoding 30S ribosomal protein S19: MARSLKKGPFVAHHLKKKVEDQNNAGTKKSIKTWSRSSMIVPEMIGHTFEVHNGRKFISVFVSENMVGHRLGEFSPTRLFKGHPIKK, translated from the coding sequence ATGGCTAGATCCTTAAAAAAAGGCCCCTTTGTGGCTCACCATTTAAAGAAAAAGGTCGAAGATCAAAATAATGCTGGAACCAAAAAGTCCATCAAGACTTGGTCAAGAAGCTCAATGATTGTTCCAGAAATGATTGGACATACATTTGAAGTCCACAATGGGCGTAAATTTATTTCAGTATTTGTATCTGAAAATATGGTTGGACACCGTTTAGGGGAGTTTTCACCAACACGCCTATTTAAGGGGCATCCAATTAAGAAATAA